The following are encoded together in the Cerasicoccus sp. TK19100 genome:
- a CDS encoding HAD family hydrolase, giving the protein MRSDVKTVFFDLDGTLIDHFTCIYRCYEYAVGKMGLPPVSYDKVRATVGGSVRITMGKLVGVDRAEEGETLFRERFEEIMLEDLHPLPGVESLLHQLHEQGVQCAVFTNKHGPSSRKIMAHLGYDAYLKKTIGTYDTPWRKPEPEFSQYALEQMDADPATSIMIGDSPFDVLAGKAGGMRTYVVATGSHSVEELEANDPPTDGVFRDMVHLAEEVFGLAVEEVAG; this is encoded by the coding sequence ATGCGATCCGATGTAAAAACGGTTTTCTTCGATTTGGACGGCACGCTGATCGACCACTTTACGTGCATTTACCGCTGCTACGAGTATGCGGTGGGTAAGATGGGGCTGCCGCCAGTCAGCTATGATAAGGTGCGCGCGACGGTGGGCGGCTCAGTGCGGATCACCATGGGGAAGCTCGTGGGCGTCGATCGCGCGGAGGAGGGCGAGACGCTTTTCCGTGAACGCTTTGAGGAGATCATGCTCGAGGATTTGCATCCGCTGCCGGGCGTAGAGTCGCTCTTGCATCAGCTGCACGAGCAGGGCGTGCAATGCGCGGTGTTCACCAACAAGCATGGCCCGAGCTCGCGCAAGATTATGGCCCATCTTGGCTACGATGCCTATTTGAAAAAGACGATTGGCACCTACGACACGCCCTGGCGCAAGCCGGAGCCGGAGTTTAGCCAATACGCGCTAGAGCAGATGGACGCCGACCCGGCCACTTCGATCATGATCGGCGATTCGCCGTTTGACGTGCTGGCGGGCAAGGCTGGTGGCATGCGCACCTATGTCGTTGCCACGGGCAGCCACTCGGTGGAGGAGCTGGAGGCCAACGACCCGCCCACCGATGGCGTTTTCCGCGACATGGTCCACCTCGCCGAGGAAGTCTTTGGCTTGGCGGTGGAGGAGGTTGCTGGCTAG
- a CDS encoding fumarylacetoacetate hydrolase family protein encodes MKIVRVRTQGNRVVYGALQDGGSILKLEGDIYGDFEVSGEAVSGDILAPVAPTGIFCIGLNYRAHAEETGAQIPEHPVLFMKGINAANDPGAPIVLPRHLKSTKVDYECELAVVIGKAAKNVQKADALRYVLGYTCANDVSARDWQKHGGGGQWCRGKTFDSFCPLGPVLVTPDELGDPNALQISTTINGEQLQNSNTADMIFDVPTLIEFLSGSTTLLPGTVILTGTPAGVGMGRDPYRWLQPGDECTVEIEKIGQLTNPVVVEEV; translated from the coding sequence ATGAAAATCGTTCGCGTGCGCACCCAGGGAAATCGCGTTGTTTACGGCGCGTTGCAAGATGGCGGGTCGATCCTCAAGCTAGAGGGCGACATTTATGGGGACTTCGAGGTCTCCGGTGAGGCCGTCAGTGGCGACATCCTGGCTCCGGTTGCGCCGACAGGTATTTTTTGCATTGGTCTGAATTACCGCGCCCACGCTGAGGAGACCGGTGCCCAGATACCGGAGCACCCGGTCCTTTTCATGAAGGGGATCAACGCCGCGAACGACCCCGGCGCGCCGATCGTTCTGCCGCGCCACCTTAAGAGCACCAAGGTCGACTACGAGTGCGAGCTCGCGGTGGTCATTGGCAAGGCCGCAAAGAATGTTCAAAAGGCCGATGCGCTGCGCTACGTGCTGGGCTATACCTGCGCGAACGACGTTTCTGCGCGCGATTGGCAAAAACACGGCGGTGGCGGCCAGTGGTGCCGTGGCAAAACCTTCGACAGCTTTTGTCCGCTCGGCCCGGTGCTGGTCACGCCCGACGAACTCGGCGACCCCAACGCCTTGCAAATCTCGACGACGATTAATGGCGAGCAACTGCAAAATTCCAACACGGCCGACATGATCTTCGACGTGCCGACGCTGATCGAATTCCTCAGCGGCAGCACGACTTTGCTCCCCGGCACCGTAATCCTCACGGGCACGCCGGCGGGCGTTGGCATGGGCCGCGACCCTTACCGCTGGCTCCAGCCCGGCGACGAGTGCACCGTGGAAATCGAAAAAATCGGGCAGTTGACGAATCCCGTCGTGGTGGAGGAAGTTTAA
- a CDS encoding HNH endonuclease, whose amino-acid sequence MSENFPSKRVLVLNRLWQPVNIVGVRRAFSLLMQEHAQALDNTSGNFQMLDAAQWIEFSLDNPPESEFDAIHTVKMRLRIPSVMLLREYDRVPSKEVKFNRRNIFERDDHVCQYCGHNYHERDLNLDHVIPRDQGGRTTWENIVTSCIRCNTQKANRMPHQAGMRLLKKPARPKWRPFVSLVDEQDPEPEWQHFIGK is encoded by the coding sequence ATGTCGGAGAACTTTCCATCGAAGCGAGTGCTGGTCTTGAACCGCCTCTGGCAGCCGGTCAACATCGTTGGCGTTCGGCGGGCATTTTCATTGCTCATGCAGGAGCATGCGCAAGCGCTGGACAACACCAGCGGCAACTTCCAAATGCTCGACGCCGCGCAATGGATCGAGTTCTCCCTGGACAATCCGCCGGAGTCGGAGTTTGACGCAATTCACACCGTCAAAATGCGCCTGCGCATACCGTCGGTGATGTTGCTGCGTGAATACGACCGCGTGCCCAGCAAGGAAGTAAAGTTTAACCGCCGCAACATCTTTGAGCGTGACGACCATGTCTGCCAATACTGCGGCCACAATTACCACGAGCGCGACCTCAACCTCGACCACGTCATCCCGCGTGACCAAGGCGGCCGCACGACCTGGGAAAACATCGTGACCTCCTGCATTCGCTGCAATACGCAGAAGGCGAACCGGATGCCGCACCAGGCTGGCATGCGCCTGCTCAAGAAGCCCGCCCGGCCCAAATGGCGTCCGTTCGTAAGCCTCGTCGACGAGCAGGACCCCGAGCCCGAGTGGCAGCACTTCATCGGCAAATAG
- a CDS encoding serine hydrolase domain-containing protein: MTLTSLIRLTPLLILPTLAQADLASDIYDIAAAHQDAQGVPGMIVGVWQGDSAITTFARGVGNLDTSAPITTSDHTRIGSVTKSFTVTRLLQLVDNGQVSLDDPISKYLPTIENGSATLRQLANMTSGIYNYTADGAFVNELFNDLTREWAPQELVDVADRNGANFAPGAQWQYSNTNTVALGMVIEQVTGNTLAHEINTNVLAPLGLDNTLYPVTVDIPDPFSRGYGVFDSEVGYEDITTSSPSSSAGSGAMVADMEDLRIWAEALAYGTLLSPEIQAERLQMIDLSGGGDGPEYDAYGLGIGEIDGFLGHTGDYLGYQALALYDKDTDQTVVILTNLLSGEHIPTDIFRDIAPLLIPEPAHYALMFGGVLLGALVWRRRGR, translated from the coding sequence ATGACGCTCACTTCCCTAATTCGGCTCACACCTTTGCTGATCCTTCCCACGCTGGCTCAAGCCGATCTGGCCTCCGATATCTACGACATCGCTGCGGCTCATCAGGATGCCCAGGGCGTGCCCGGCATGATCGTCGGCGTCTGGCAGGGCGATTCAGCGATCACCACCTTTGCGCGTGGCGTGGGCAACCTCGACACCAGTGCGCCAATCACCACCAGTGACCACACCCGCATCGGCAGCGTCACCAAGTCGTTCACCGTCACCCGTCTGCTGCAGTTGGTGGATAACGGGCAGGTCAGTCTGGACGACCCGATCAGCAAATATTTGCCGACCATTGAAAACGGCAGCGCCACGCTACGCCAGCTCGCCAACATGACCAGCGGCATCTACAACTACACGGCAGACGGTGCCTTCGTAAACGAGCTCTTTAATGACCTCACCCGCGAGTGGGCTCCGCAGGAGCTGGTCGATGTCGCCGATCGCAACGGGGCCAACTTCGCCCCCGGCGCACAGTGGCAGTATTCCAACACGAACACCGTCGCCCTGGGCATGGTCATCGAGCAGGTCACGGGCAACACACTCGCACATGAAATCAACACCAACGTCCTGGCCCCGCTCGGCCTGGACAACACCCTTTACCCGGTCACGGTCGACATTCCCGATCCGTTTTCGCGCGGCTACGGCGTGTTCGACTCGGAGGTTGGCTACGAGGACATTACCACGTCCAGCCCGAGCTCATCCGCCGGCTCCGGCGCTATGGTTGCCGACATGGAGGATCTCCGCATCTGGGCCGAGGCCCTCGCCTACGGCACGCTGCTCTCACCCGAGATTCAGGCCGAGCGCCTGCAAATGATCGACCTATCCGGTGGCGGCGACGGCCCCGAGTATGACGCCTACGGCCTCGGCATTGGCGAGATCGACGGCTTCCTGGGCCACACCGGCGACTACCTTGGCTATCAGGCACTGGCCCTTTACGACAAAGACACCGACCAAACCGTCGTCATTTTAACAAACCTGCTCTCCGGCGAGCACATCCCCACGGACATCTTCCGCGACATCGCCCCCCTGCTCATCCCTGAGCCGGCACACTACGCACTGATGTTTGGCGGCGTGCTGCTGGGCGCGTTGGTTTGGCGGCGACGCGGAAGATAG